The following are encoded in a window of Flavobacteriales bacterium genomic DNA:
- the bamD gene encoding outer membrane protein assembly factor BamD — protein sequence MRFLLLLPLVGLLASCSDFNKALKSTDLDYKVQMAEKYFDAASYDRAIPLLEELIVLTRGTARSERMNYLHAKAYFNMKDYTLAAYYLANFTRTFPKSAMAEECAFLSAYCFYKNSPNYALDQTDTRNAIEQLQLFMVRYPATNLKDSCNTLIDGLRGKLEFKGWQGAMQYYRMRHFQAAGVAFRGFLRDWPNSRFREQALILTLRADHNLALNSVEAKKAERIQEAIRSYHNFADAFPQSRQMADADRLFKELIAAQGTAATSPSP from the coding sequence ATGCGTTTCCTGCTCCTGCTCCCCTTGGTCGGCCTGCTGGCCTCTTGCAGCGATTTCAACAAGGCCCTCAAGAGCACCGACCTGGACTACAAGGTCCAGATGGCCGAGAAATACTTCGATGCGGCATCGTACGATCGGGCCATCCCCCTGCTGGAGGAACTCATCGTGCTCACCCGCGGCACGGCCCGCAGCGAGCGCATGAACTACCTGCATGCCAAGGCCTATTTCAACATGAAGGACTACACGCTGGCCGCCTACTACCTGGCCAACTTCACCCGCACCTTCCCCAAGAGCGCCATGGCCGAGGAGTGCGCCTTTCTTTCGGCCTATTGCTTCTACAAGAACTCCCCGAATTACGCCCTGGACCAGACCGATACCCGCAACGCCATCGAGCAACTGCAGCTATTCATGGTGCGCTATCCCGCCACCAATTTGAAGGACAGCTGCAACACCCTGATCGACGGGCTGCGCGGCAAGCTGGAATTCAAGGGCTGGCAGGGGGCGATGCAGTACTACCGCATGCGGCATTTCCAAGCGGCGGGGGTGGCCTTCCGCGGTTTCCTGCGCGACTGGCCCAATTCACGCTTCCGGGAGCAGGCCCTGATCCTCACCCTGCGGGCCGACCACAACCTGGCCTTGAACAGTGTGGAAGCCAAGAAAGCCGAACGGATCCAGGAAGCTATCCGCAGTTATCATAATTTCGCCGACGCTTTTCCGCAGAGCCGACAGATGGCCGACGCGGACAGGCTCTTCAAGGAACTCATCGCGGCCCAAGGAACGGCCGCCACTTCGCCAAGCCCATGA
- a CDS encoding DUF4835 family protein, whose protein sequence is MMRRLPILLLPLVLLTSKVRAQEFNCQISVIAPQIANATPRFFQSLETAIKEFYQSRRFTNFNYAPHERIELNMLLTITNMPTMDRFEGNLQVIYSRPVFGTDYTSPILDLVDNQVQFNFLENTQIEFTPERHLNNLSSLLGFYAYFILGLDGDTFSPLGGTDYYNLAQQVVNNAQSASETGWKAYEGERNRYWLMDNQVQAVFRPFRELLYTYHREGMDTMTEDVVAARRTIAQSIEKLKTVHQAKPASYNLQVFFNAKYQELVEIYKPADPAEKSKLFNTLQIIDPGHISQYQNMMRGS, encoded by the coding sequence ATGATGCGTCGACTCCCGATCCTCCTGCTGCCCCTGGTGCTGCTCACCTCCAAGGTGCGCGCCCAGGAGTTCAACTGCCAGATCAGCGTCATCGCGCCGCAGATCGCCAACGCCACCCCGCGCTTCTTCCAGTCGTTGGAGACGGCGATCAAGGAATTCTACCAGAGCCGCCGCTTCACCAACTTCAATTACGCCCCGCACGAGCGCATCGAACTCAACATGCTGCTCACCATCACCAACATGCCCACCATGGACCGCTTCGAGGGCAACCTGCAGGTGATCTACTCGCGGCCCGTGTTCGGCACAGACTACACCAGCCCCATCCTGGATCTGGTGGACAACCAGGTGCAGTTCAACTTCCTGGAGAACACCCAGATCGAGTTCACGCCCGAGCGGCACCTGAACAACCTGTCCTCTTTGCTGGGTTTCTATGCCTACTTCATCCTGGGCTTGGATGGGGACACCTTCTCGCCCCTGGGCGGAACGGACTACTACAACCTGGCCCAGCAGGTGGTGAACAACGCCCAGAGCGCCTCGGAAACGGGCTGGAAGGCCTATGAAGGCGAGCGCAACCGCTATTGGCTCATGGACAACCAGGTGCAGGCCGTGTTCCGCCCCTTCCGCGAACTGCTCTACACCTACCACCGTGAGGGCATGGACACCATGACCGAGGACGTGGTAGCCGCGCGCCGCACCATTGCGCAGAGCATCGAAAAGCTCAAGACCGTGCACCAGGCCAAGCCTGCCAGCTACAACCTGCAGGTCTTCTTCAACGCCAAGTACCAGGAGCTGGTGGAGATCTACAAGCCCGCCGATCCGGCGGAGAAGTCGAAGCTCTTCAACACCTTGCAGATCATCGACCCCGGCCACATCAGCCAGTACCAGAACATGATGCGCGGCAGTTGA
- a CDS encoding SLC13 family permease, whose amino-acid sequence MITPDQHIVFGTLTAVLILFVWGRVRHDLVALLALFALVVLGIVDAGEAFAGFGHPAVITVGAVLVIGKALEFSGLIDLLGRLVTKVGDGLVVQLATLCVVTGVASAFMNNVGALAILMPVAIHLARSSGHPVSYYLMPLAFASLLGGMTTLIGTPPNIIIAEFRAAETGSPFSMFDFAPVGGVILGAGLLFTVLLGWRLLPKREAADDGTGLFSVDDYITEVAVIQDAKVVGTTLREMLENTKADVSLLGLIRDGERLHAPPRYLAVRSGDILILETDPEELKTFIADTGTRLIGDEGLDLRGKGGHRVAIMEAVVMADSPLFGRTASALRLRNRYGINLLALARKDQRILRRMDHVEFRAGDVLLLQGYEENLADIVASLGCLALATRELRIGYKRKIPLALGIFGLSIAAVVAGLLPVQVAFAMGAVAMVLSNVLPLKRIYTSIDWPVIVLLGAMIPVGQALETTGAAGQVAGVIQRLAHDVPPWALLAIMLVVTMFLSDIINNAATVVLMAPIAIGVAKGAGLGVDAFLMAVAIGGSSAFLTPIGHQSNTLVMGPGGYRFSDYWRMGLPLEILIVAVGVPLIMWVWG is encoded by the coding sequence ATGATCACGCCCGACCAGCACATCGTCTTCGGCACGCTCACCGCCGTGCTGATCCTCTTCGTTTGGGGCCGTGTGCGGCACGATCTGGTGGCGTTGCTGGCCCTCTTCGCCTTGGTGGTGCTGGGCATCGTGGACGCGGGCGAGGCCTTCGCGGGCTTCGGCCATCCCGCCGTGATCACCGTGGGCGCCGTGCTGGTGATCGGCAAGGCCCTGGAGTTCTCCGGCCTCATCGACCTGCTGGGCCGCCTGGTGACGAAAGTGGGTGATGGGCTGGTGGTGCAACTGGCGACACTATGCGTGGTCACCGGTGTGGCCTCGGCCTTCATGAACAACGTGGGGGCCCTGGCCATCCTCATGCCTGTGGCCATCCACCTGGCGCGCAGCAGCGGCCACCCCGTCTCCTACTACCTCATGCCGCTGGCCTTCGCCTCGCTGCTCGGTGGCATGACCACCTTGATCGGCACCCCGCCCAACATCATCATCGCCGAGTTCCGCGCGGCCGAGACCGGCAGTCCATTCAGCATGTTCGACTTCGCACCGGTGGGTGGTGTCATTCTCGGTGCAGGGCTGCTGTTCACCGTGCTGCTGGGATGGCGATTGCTGCCCAAACGCGAGGCGGCCGACGATGGCACCGGTCTGTTCTCGGTGGATGACTACATCACGGAGGTGGCAGTGATACAGGATGCCAAGGTGGTGGGGACCACACTTCGCGAGATGCTTGAGAACACCAAGGCCGACGTCTCGCTGCTGGGACTCATCCGCGATGGTGAACGCCTGCACGCCCCTCCCCGTTACCTGGCCGTGCGCAGTGGCGACATCCTCATCCTGGAGACCGACCCCGAAGAATTGAAGACCTTCATTGCGGATACAGGCACCCGGCTCATCGGCGACGAAGGGCTGGACCTCCGCGGCAAGGGTGGGCACCGCGTGGCCATTATGGAAGCCGTGGTGATGGCCGACAGTCCGTTGTTCGGAAGGACGGCGAGCGCGTTGCGGCTGCGCAACCGATACGGCATCAACCTTTTGGCGCTGGCCCGCAAGGACCAACGCATCCTGCGCCGCATGGACCACGTGGAGTTCCGCGCCGGCGATGTGTTGTTGCTGCAGGGCTACGAGGAGAACCTGGCCGACATCGTCGCCTCGCTGGGTTGCCTTGCGCTGGCCACACGCGAATTGCGCATCGGCTACAAGCGCAAGATCCCTCTGGCCTTGGGCATCTTCGGCCTGAGCATCGCCGCGGTGGTGGCGGGACTTCTGCCCGTGCAGGTGGCCTTCGCCATGGGCGCTGTGGCCATGGTGCTCAGCAACGTGCTGCCACTGAAGCGCATCTACACCAGCATCGACTGGCCGGTGATCGTGCTGCTGGGTGCCATGATACCGGTGGGACAAGCCTTGGAGACCACCGGTGCGGCCGGGCAGGTGGCGGGGGTCATCCAACGTCTCGCGCACGATGTTCCGCCTTGGGCCTTGCTGGCCATCATGCTGGTGGTCACCATGTTCCTGTCGGACATCATCAACAACGCCGCCACCGTGGTGCTCATGGCACCCATCGCCATCGGTGTGGCCAAAGGCGCCGGGCTCGGTGTGGACGCCTTCCTCATGGCCGTGGCCATCGGCGGCTCCAGCGCCTTCCTCACGCCCATCGGCCACCAGAGCAACACCCTGGTGATGGGGCCGGGCGGCTACCGCTTCAGCGACTACTGGCGCATGGGCCTGCCACTGGAGATCCTGATCGTGGCGGTGGGTGTGCCGCTGATCATGTGGGTGTGGGGCTGA
- a CDS encoding DUF998 domain-containing protein, translated as MKKLRAARFLALGTVLYGALFYTIGAAIKPGYSSVSQFISELNATGTAHAEALGLFGFLPVGTLFAAFLWLATPVAAVEGSSRVGWWLLWSHPVAFISVFLAPCDAGCPETGSTSQSIHNALGLLTYFAGAAGLFLVASAPVLRGSGARSLLRFTGIAFVVLFVVMLMPEVADVRGLLQRVADALLGAAVLVLAWRVVER; from the coding sequence ATGAAAAAGCTGCGCGCCGCTCGGTTCCTGGCCCTCGGCACCGTGCTGTACGGGGCCCTGTTCTACACCATCGGCGCCGCGATCAAGCCAGGCTATTCCAGCGTGTCCCAGTTCATCAGCGAGTTGAATGCCACGGGTACCGCGCATGCCGAGGCCTTGGGACTTTTCGGGTTCCTGCCGGTCGGAACGTTGTTCGCCGCCTTCTTGTGGCTGGCCACGCCGGTGGCAGCGGTGGAAGGAAGCAGCCGTGTGGGCTGGTGGCTGCTGTGGTCGCATCCTGTGGCTTTCATCTCGGTCTTCCTCGCGCCCTGCGATGCAGGCTGCCCGGAGACCGGATCGACCTCCCAGAGCATTCACAACGCGCTCGGCCTCCTCACCTATTTCGCCGGTGCGGCAGGCCTCTTCCTGGTGGCTTCAGCACCAGTGTTGCGTGGCTCGGGCGCACGCAGCTTGCTTCGCTTCACGGGCATCGCCTTCGTGGTGCTCTTCGTGGTGATGCTGATGCCGGAGGTGGCTGACGTGCGCGGCCTGCTGCAGCGTGTCGCGGATGCACTGCTGGGTGCAGCGGTGCTGGTGCTGGCGTGGCGGGTGGTGGAAAGGTGA
- a CDS encoding NAD(P)H-dependent oxidoreductase yields the protein MPRLLVLFAHPRLEKSRANRALVQRLPQHKHITFHDLYEHYPDFNIDVRREQALVAAHDILVLHHPFFWYSVPPLLKQYIDLVYSFGWAYGPGGTALKDKYCFHVLTSGGNEQAYTPEGFHGHTLHDFLLPLKRTATLCGMRWLPPFAVQGTHRMGDAGLELAAEQLALLLTDLAETRIDAASLSMLDRLNDHEPITR from the coding sequence ATGCCCCGCCTGCTCGTCCTTTTCGCCCACCCGCGCCTGGAGAAAAGCCGGGCCAACCGGGCGCTGGTCCAGCGCCTGCCGCAACACAAGCACATCACCTTCCACGACCTCTACGAGCACTACCCCGACTTCAACATCGACGTCCGCCGGGAGCAGGCCCTGGTCGCCGCGCACGACATCCTGGTGCTGCACCACCCCTTCTTCTGGTACAGCGTGCCACCGCTGCTGAAGCAATACATCGACCTGGTGTACAGCTTCGGCTGGGCCTATGGACCGGGTGGCACCGCATTGAAGGACAAGTACTGTTTCCATGTGCTCACCTCCGGCGGCAACGAACAGGCGTACACGCCCGAGGGCTTCCATGGTCATACACTGCACGACTTCCTGCTACCACTGAAGCGCACCGCCACGCTCTGCGGCATGCGATGGCTGCCGCCCTTCGCCGTGCAGGGTACGCACCGCATGGGGGATGCAGGCCTTGAACTGGCCGCGGAGCAACTCGCTCTGTTGCTCACGGACCTTGCGGAGACACGGATCGACGCCGCATCGCTCTCCATGCTGGACCGCCTCAACGACCACGAGCCGATCACGCGCTGA
- the coaBC gene encoding bifunctional phosphopantothenoylcysteine decarboxylase/phosphopantothenate--cysteine ligase CoaBC, whose translation MAATTIPVGRYLNRRVLLGVTGGIAAYKSAWLVRQLVKAGAQVQVVMTPAAHDFVTPLTLATLSGRPVLTDLFVRDGSGRWNDHVHLARWADVMLIAPATANTLAKMTHGQGDNLLLACYLSANCPVYVAPAMDLEMHRDPATRANLETLRLRGVRTIGPESGELASGLVGEGRMTEPEALVAYLCEDLLSASRLNGLRVLVTAGGTQEAIDPVRFIGNRSTGKMGFALAQEAAARGAQVELVTGPVDLDMDRPGVTRSDVRSAADMARACGSIAPHCDLVIMCAAVADYRPKYPASGKMKKQDSELLIELEPTVDILAAMGAAKPRGQTLVGFALETDDELAHAQDKLQRKKLDLLVLNSLRHAGAGFGHDTNRVTLLVPGKDPDELPLMPKADVARAILDRVEALRS comes from the coding sequence ATGGCCGCCACGACCATACCCGTGGGCCGCTACCTGAACCGCAGGGTGCTGCTCGGGGTCACCGGCGGCATAGCGGCATACAAGAGCGCCTGGCTGGTGCGCCAACTGGTGAAGGCCGGTGCCCAGGTGCAGGTGGTGATGACGCCCGCCGCGCATGACTTCGTGACCCCGCTGACCCTGGCCACCCTCAGCGGCAGGCCGGTGTTGACGGACCTTTTCGTGCGCGATGGCAGCGGCCGCTGGAACGACCATGTGCACCTGGCGCGGTGGGCCGATGTGATGCTCATCGCCCCGGCCACGGCCAACACCCTGGCCAAAATGACCCATGGCCAGGGCGACAACCTGCTGCTGGCCTGCTACCTCAGCGCCAACTGCCCGGTGTATGTGGCACCCGCCATGGACCTGGAGATGCACCGCGATCCCGCCACCCGCGCCAATCTGGAGACCCTGCGCCTGCGCGGTGTGCGCACCATTGGCCCGGAAAGTGGCGAACTGGCCAGTGGGCTGGTGGGTGAAGGGCGCATGACGGAGCCTGAAGCGTTGGTGGCCTATTTGTGCGAGGACCTGCTCTCGGCCAGCCGTTTGAACGGCCTGAGGGTGCTGGTGACCGCAGGGGGCACGCAGGAGGCGATCGATCCGGTGCGCTTCATCGGCAACCGCAGTACGGGCAAAATGGGCTTCGCCCTGGCCCAGGAGGCCGCTGCCCGGGGTGCGCAAGTGGAACTCGTCACCGGCCCTGTGGACCTGGACATGGATCGACCCGGGGTGACCCGCTCCGATGTGAGGAGCGCGGCCGACATGGCCCGGGCTTGCGGGTCCATCGCGCCGCATTGCGATCTGGTGATCATGTGCGCGGCCGTGGCGGACTACCGGCCGAAGTATCCCGCATCGGGCAAGATGAAGAAGCAGGACAGCGAACTCCTCATCGAATTGGAACCCACCGTGGACATCCTGGCCGCCATGGGAGCCGCCAAGCCCCGGGGCCAGACCCTGGTGGGCTTCGCGCTGGAGACCGATGATGAACTGGCCCATGCACAGGACAAGCTCCAGCGGAAAAAGCTGGACCTGCTCGTGCTCAACTCCCTCCGCCATGCGGGGGCGGGTTTCGGCCACGACACCAACCGCGTGACCCTGCTGGTGCCGGGCAAGGATCCCGACGAACTGCCGTTGATGCCCAAGGCCGATGTGGCCCGTGCTATCTTGGACCGCGTGGAAGCCCTGCGATCATGA
- a CDS encoding AI-2E family transporter — MPSSPLLRNLLITLAVLAILYLGRYVFIPLFYSLLVALVLYPMVARLERNQVPRWLAIGMGLMLVGALFGGLVAVLLWQVNAFLGQLPQLTGGEGAGGFKALWTWINELLNDLGDDHRDQWWGPAVDALPTKVAPFAGAAVNALFGMLFNLFIIPIFTALLLYNRGTYVAALTTLVAPTWRPRLPALLQKVVTNYARFIVGMVQVYLIVGTLNSVGFLLLGVPNAILFGMLTAVATMIPYAGILFSSLLPITLAYTTTGTMWMPIGVIAVLGVVQYLEANLIFPKVVGGKLGLNTMASLLVIFAGALFWGMAGMILFLPLVSILKLVSEEVEEWEAVRLVLGEEKR, encoded by the coding sequence ATGCCTTCCTCTCCCCTCCTGCGCAACCTGCTGATCACGCTGGCCGTGCTGGCGATCCTCTACCTGGGGCGCTACGTCTTCATCCCGCTCTTCTACAGCCTGCTGGTGGCGCTCGTGCTCTACCCCATGGTGGCGCGCCTGGAGCGCAACCAGGTTCCACGCTGGTTGGCCATAGGCATGGGATTGATGCTGGTAGGTGCGCTCTTCGGTGGGCTGGTGGCTGTCCTGCTGTGGCAGGTGAACGCCTTTCTGGGCCAGCTGCCGCAGCTTACCGGAGGTGAGGGGGCCGGCGGCTTCAAGGCGCTGTGGACCTGGATCAATGAACTGCTCAACGACCTGGGCGATGACCACCGCGACCAATGGTGGGGACCCGCAGTGGATGCGCTGCCCACCAAGGTGGCACCCTTCGCCGGTGCGGCCGTGAACGCGCTGTTCGGCATGCTCTTCAACCTGTTCATCATCCCCATTTTCACGGCGCTGCTGTTGTACAACCGAGGCACCTACGTGGCGGCGCTCACCACCTTGGTGGCTCCTACATGGCGGCCTCGCCTGCCAGCGTTGCTCCAGAAAGTCGTCACCAACTACGCGCGCTTCATCGTGGGCATGGTGCAGGTGTACCTGATCGTGGGCACCTTGAACAGCGTGGGCTTCCTGTTGCTCGGCGTACCCAACGCCATCCTCTTCGGCATGCTCACGGCCGTGGCCACCATGATCCCGTACGCCGGCATCCTCTTCAGCAGCCTGCTGCCGATCACCCTGGCGTACACCACCACCGGCACCATGTGGATGCCCATCGGGGTTATCGCCGTGCTGGGCGTGGTGCAGTACCTGGAGGCCAACCTGATCTTCCCCAAGGTGGTGGGCGGCAAACTGGGCCTCAATACCATGGCCTCCCTGCTGGTGATCTTCGCCGGGGCGCTTTTCTGGGGCATGGCCGGCATGATCCTCTTCCTGCCGCTGGTGTCCATCCTGAAGCTGGTGAGCGAGGAGGTGGAGGAATGGGAGGCGGTGCGGTTGGTGCTGGGGGAAGAGAAACGTTGA
- a CDS encoding DNA-directed RNA polymerase subunit omega has protein sequence MSTKTIKPAKTTITRDISELDTETGNIYEAVALLGKRANQISLKLKEELGAKLEEFAVVGENLEEVYENREQIEVSKHYERMPKPAALAIQELQEGKLYWRRPDEEEGQPAPQP, from the coding sequence ATGAGCACCAAGACCATCAAGCCCGCCAAGACCACCATCACCCGCGACATCTCCGAGTTGGACACGGAGACCGGGAACATCTATGAGGCTGTGGCCCTGCTGGGCAAACGCGCCAACCAGATCAGCCTGAAGCTGAAGGAGGAGCTGGGCGCCAAGCTGGAGGAATTCGCCGTGGTGGGCGAGAACCTCGAGGAGGTATATGAGAACCGCGAGCAGATCGAAGTGAGCAAGCACTACGAGCGCATGCCCAAACCCGCCGCCCTGGCCATCCAGGAACTGCAGGAGGGCAAGCTCTACTGGCGCCGCCCCGATGAGGAGGAGGGCCAGCCGGCTCCGCAGCCCTGA
- a CDS encoding aminotransferase class I/II-fold pyridoxal phosphate-dependent enzyme: MNDIFDKIRKDLGPIGRQAKDSHGYFSFPKLEGELGAHMTFRGKPVLVWSLNNYLGLANHPEVRKVDAEAAAEWGMAYPMGARMMSGQTKYHELLEDQLSDFMQKEDTFLLNFGYQGCMSTIEALLSRHDVLVYDSECHACMVDGARLHAGKRFVYQHNDMVSLEKQLEHARKVTERTGGGILVMTEGVFGMAGDQGKLKEIVALKPKYNFRLLVDDAHGFGQMGEFGRGTGDAQGVQDQIDIYFGTFAKAMATIGAFISGPEDVMMYLRYNMRSQTFAKSLPMPIVIGAIKRLEMMRTRREFCDKLWEITNALQSGLREAGFDLGKTNSCVTPVYMHGGVPEATNAIIDLRENMGVFCSIVVYPVIPKGEILLRLIPTAAHSLEDVKYTIDSFKKVKEKLEAGAYKSDKVAAV, encoded by the coding sequence ATGAACGACATCTTCGACAAGATCCGCAAGGACCTCGGCCCCATCGGCCGCCAAGCCAAGGACAGTCACGGTTACTTCTCCTTCCCGAAGCTGGAAGGTGAATTGGGTGCCCACATGACCTTCCGCGGCAAGCCCGTGCTGGTGTGGAGCCTGAACAACTACCTGGGCCTGGCCAACCACCCCGAGGTGCGCAAGGTGGACGCCGAGGCCGCCGCCGAGTGGGGCATGGCCTACCCCATGGGCGCCCGCATGATGAGCGGCCAGACCAAGTACCACGAGTTGCTCGAGGACCAACTGAGCGACTTCATGCAGAAGGAGGACACCTTCCTGCTGAACTTCGGCTACCAGGGCTGCATGAGCACCATTGAGGCCCTGCTGAGCCGCCACGACGTGCTGGTGTACGACAGCGAATGCCACGCCTGCATGGTGGACGGCGCCCGCCTCCACGCCGGCAAACGCTTCGTTTACCAGCACAACGACATGGTCAGTCTGGAGAAGCAGTTGGAACACGCGCGGAAGGTCACCGAGCGCACCGGCGGTGGTATCCTGGTCATGACCGAGGGCGTCTTCGGCATGGCCGGCGACCAGGGCAAGCTCAAGGAGATCGTGGCGCTGAAGCCCAAGTACAACTTCCGGCTGCTGGTGGACGACGCCCACGGTTTCGGCCAGATGGGCGAGTTCGGCCGGGGAACGGGCGATGCCCAAGGCGTGCAGGACCAGATCGACATCTACTTCGGCACCTTCGCCAAGGCCATGGCCACCATCGGCGCCTTCATCAGCGGTCCGGAGGACGTGATGATGTATCTCCGCTACAACATGCGCAGCCAGACCTTCGCCAAGAGCCTGCCCATGCCCATCGTCATCGGCGCCATCAAGCGCCTGGAGATGATGCGCACCCGCCGAGAGTTCTGCGACAAGCTTTGGGAGATCACCAATGCCCTGCAAAGCGGGCTGCGTGAAGCCGGTTTCGACCTGGGCAAGACCAACAGTTGTGTAACGCCCGTGTACATGCACGGCGGCGTGCCCGAGGCCACCAATGCCATCATCGACCTGCGCGAGAACATGGGCGTGTTCTGCAGCATCGTGGTGTATCCAGTGATCCCCAAAGGCGAGATCCTGCTGCGCTTGATCCCCACGGCCGCGCACAGCCTGGAGGATGTGAAGTACACCATCGACTCCTTCAAGAAGGTGAAAGAGAAATTGGAGGCCGGGGCGTACAAGAGCGACAAGGTGGCGGCGGTGTGA
- a CDS encoding monovalent cation:proton antiporter-2 (CPA2) family protein has product MANFLADAVVYLAAAVVCVPIAKRLGMGSVLGYLLAGIAIGPYALGFIGEEGKDIMHFAEFGVVMMLFLVGLELEPAAFWRMRKQVLGMGSLQVGLTAGLVAGIALLMGFTWQAGLAVGLALAMSSTAIALQSLKEKNLMHTSAGKNSFAVLLFQDIAVIPILALLPLMAMGAADATGEHHWIDTLPGWQHTLVVLGAVAGVVAAGRYVVVPLLRMIARTRLRELFVASSLLLVVGIALLMDVVGLSPALGTFLAGVVLANSEYKHELESDLDPFKGLLLGLFFMAVGASINFELITTRPGFIIALTLGIMVLKTGVLIGIGRRARMAFDQRLILGTGLGQVGEFAFVLLAFIAQLRILDATWTDTFMAVTALSMTMTPLLMLANEKLVLPRFGTLEQEEKEADEVDVKNRVIIAGFGHFGSTLGRLLRANGVESTVLDNDSDQVDLLRKLGFKVFYGDATRHELLEAAGAREAELLVCAIAPETAPTLVEVVHKHYPHLKLYVRSRNRNDAYDLMDQGVLHVYRETLDTSIRMGVDVLRDLGFRAHSATRAGQDFRRYDIAALKKLAALRHDKGAYVAGARESIAEQEELIRGDAAHDPSHAEHAWNSEEMRQAVNRSTS; this is encoded by the coding sequence ATGGCCAACTTCCTCGCCGATGCCGTGGTCTACCTCGCCGCCGCCGTGGTGTGCGTGCCCATCGCCAAGCGGCTGGGTATGGGCAGCGTGCTGGGCTACCTGCTGGCGGGCATCGCCATTGGCCCATACGCATTGGGCTTCATCGGCGAGGAGGGCAAGGACATCATGCACTTCGCGGAGTTCGGGGTGGTGATGATGCTCTTCCTCGTGGGTCTTGAGCTGGAACCCGCCGCCTTCTGGCGCATGCGCAAGCAGGTGCTGGGCATGGGATCGCTGCAAGTGGGCCTCACCGCAGGTCTGGTCGCGGGTATCGCACTTTTGATGGGCTTCACCTGGCAGGCGGGCCTGGCCGTGGGGCTGGCGCTGGCCATGAGTTCCACCGCCATCGCCCTGCAAAGTCTGAAGGAGAAGAACCTGATGCACACCTCCGCCGGGAAGAACAGCTTCGCCGTGCTGCTCTTCCAGGACATCGCCGTGATCCCCATCCTGGCCTTGTTGCCGCTGATGGCCATGGGCGCGGCGGATGCCACCGGCGAGCACCACTGGATCGATACGCTGCCCGGCTGGCAGCACACGCTGGTGGTGCTCGGGGCCGTGGCCGGTGTGGTGGCCGCAGGCCGTTATGTGGTGGTGCCCCTGTTGCGCATGATCGCCCGCACCCGGCTGCGGGAACTCTTCGTGGCCTCCTCGCTGCTGCTGGTGGTGGGCATCGCGTTGCTGATGGACGTGGTGGGACTGAGCCCCGCGCTGGGCACCTTTCTCGCCGGGGTGGTGCTGGCCAACAGCGAGTACAAGCACGAACTGGAAAGCGACCTCGACCCCTTCAAAGGCCTGCTGCTCGGTCTCTTCTTCATGGCCGTGGGCGCATCCATCAACTTCGAGCTCATCACCACACGTCCCGGCTTCATCATCGCCCTCACACTTGGCATCATGGTGCTGAAGACCGGCGTCCTGATCGGCATCGGCCGCAGGGCCCGCATGGCCTTCGACCAGCGGCTGATCCTCGGCACCGGCCTCGGACAAGTGGGCGAGTTCGCCTTCGTGCTGCTGGCCTTCATCGCCCAGCTGCGCATCCTCGATGCCACGTGGACCGACACCTTCATGGCCGTGACCGCGCTGAGCATGACCATGACCCCGCTGCTGATGCTGGCGAACGAGAAATTGGTCCTCCCCCGTTTCGGCACGCTGGAACAGGAGGAGAAGGAAGCCGATGAAGTGGACGTGAAGAACAGGGTGATCATCGCCGGCTTCGGGCACTTTGGCAGCACGCTGGGCCGCCTGCTGCGCGCCAACGGCGTGGAGAGCACCGTGCTGGACAACGACAGCGACCAGGTGGACCTGCTGCGCAAGCTCGGCTTCAAGGTCTTCTATGGCGATGCCACCCGGCACGAACTGCTGGAGGCCGCAGGGGCACGCGAAGCCGAACTGTTGGTCTGCGCCATCGCACCCGAGACCGCGCCCACCCTGGTGGAAGTGGTCCACAAACACTACCCCCACCTCAAGCTCTATGTGCGGAGCCGCAACCGCAACGACGCGTACGACCTGATGGACCAGGGCGTGCTGCACGTCTACCGCGAAACATTGGACACCTCCATCCGCATGGGGGTGGACGTGCTGCGTGACCTGGGATTCCGCGCCCACAGCGCCACCCGGGCCGGGCAGGACTTCCGCCGCTACGACATCGCCGCGCTGAAAAAGCTCGCCGCGCTGCGCCACGACAAAGGCGCTTATGTGGCCGGGGCCCGTGAGAGCATCGCCGAACAAGAGGAACTCATCCGGGGCGATGCGGCCCATGATCCATCCCATGCCGAACATGCGTGGAACAGCGAGGAGATGCGGCAGGCGGTGAACCGTTCCACGTCATGA